From one Plasmodium malariae genome assembly, chromosome: 12 genomic stretch:
- the PmUG01_12069600 gene encoding conserved Plasmodium protein, unknown function, giving the protein MFHVPQNLIVHYHHCSIKDVGDVFIDCLNVQLFFLKNVLNCPFLHLVEEIHPFSNYGSYPYAFNTLEGNILYDTEIIDYLKNIYLFGSIEYELYFGILNELKTILIYYLWADDKIYNNFTKKIYKDRFFYLYYVYLIRKLREENLEKCKMRGLDNHSFNIKRLKTILNILDNILYDKNKSRSESDVSYFHSVCFSVLSIFYSIPLKFNMELQNVLLSKPTLIEFVKSLNDTHKVWKNEKSFLLGICNTC; this is encoded by the exons atGTTTCATGTTCCTCAAAATTTAATTGTTCATTACCATCATTGTTCTATAAAAGATGTTGGCGATGTTTTTATAGACTGTTTAAAtgttcaattattttttctaaagaaCGTTTTAAATTGTCCTTTCTTACATTTAGTAGAAGAAATACATCCTTTTAGCAATTATGGGTCTTACCCATATGCTTTTAATACCTTAGAGgggaatattttatatgacaCGGAAATTATTGACTATTTGAAAAAT atttatttatttggtTCGATtgaatatgaattatattttggaATTTTGAATGAACTAAAGACAATATTG ATATACTACCTATGGGCAGATGACaaaatttacaataattttaccaaaaaaatatataaagatagGTTTTTTTATCTATACTACGTTTACCTAATAAG AAAGCTGAGAGaagaaaatttagaaaaatgcaaaatgaGAGGATTAGACAACCACAGTTTT aatataaaacggttgaaaacaattttaaatatattagataatattttgtatgaTAAGAACAAATCCAGATCAGAAAGTGATGTTTCCTATTTTCATTCAGTGTGCTTTTCTGTTTTATCCATATTTTACTCAATAcctttaaaat TTAACATGGAGTTACAAAATGTTTTACTATCCAAGCCGACTTTAATAGAATTTGTTAAAAGCCTCAACGATACTCACAAAGTGTGGAAAAATGAGAAATCGTTTCTTTTAGGTATCTGCAACACATGCTAG
- the PmUG01_12069700 gene encoding mitochondrial ribosomal protein S14 precursor, putative: MAARNPGPYLNQVPLGFPSYNRRVYRDILARRAFMESEVNTRVYKNIFENLGFKGQIRINNKVGVNRIRMRCIQGGYSRGIYKFTRMAKMAFFQTAREGWLKKYGYRADLFR, translated from the exons ATGGCAGCAAGAAACCCAGGTCCATATTTGAATCAAGTACCATTAGGATTTCCTAGTTATAACAGAAGAGTGTACAGAGATATTTTAGCAAGGCGGGCTTTTATGGAATCTGAAGTAAACACAAGggtttataaaaatatttttgaaaaccTTGGTTTTAAAGGACAAATAAGAATTAACAATAAA GTTGGTGTTAATAGAATACGGATGAGGTGTATACAAGGAGGATATTCTAGaggaatttataaatttacgCGAATGGCAAAAATGGCCTTTTTTCAAACAGCTAGAGAAGGTtggttaaaaaaatatggttaTAGAGCTGACCTGTTCAGGTAA
- the PmUG01_12069800 gene encoding conserved Plasmodium protein, unknown function, with protein sequence MSETNESLKYSDFNLSKFGNKRLRINKTDDNVKYFVSRFTDNRELNKLTPPITFISKDEDIESTLRNEKNNNSFYWLLKNTSNEKGKISHQSYVSKKCNLDSDVFFVLIENEEYSDLYPVSSWHVFEPDLSAKTSNKYNTDNAQEKLKSELNNKRLDDILERLKNKEEMMKINIKEKDEKKKKKKKKIINTNSSSDEEDDDDEFGLRRQEKKRFKNLYKLRRENKDEIEYVNSALAITSLRKSNVNWDYNNDGKKSDDEDLNVDDSGQEEFDEDEDENDDSDNNSYNDESTLTSYGQTLKSLLKQQVNDEEDDELNQYSDDDDDEIDQGKEQEISKKQKRTVKKRILKNKPKKGENTKKDKKKKRDVNKKQTKNEVVEEDDEEDEEEDDDEEEEEEDDNDDDNEDEDDEEDEDDDDDDDDDDDDDDDDDDDDEDDEDDEDDDVEDEEEAKNKATTSNKSNNINEFIKEKIRKKELQIKEDNCAKILLKIIEKNNGKMDILTLLDILNIKEKNQSFLIVQKCIKNLCNVSSQTINNKKVKMIYIKPKYVPK encoded by the exons atgagtGAAACAAATGAGTCGTTAAAATATTCAGATTTTAATTTGTCCAAATTCGGTAACAAGAGACTAAGAATAAACAAAACGGATGacaatgtaaaatattttgtttcgCGCTTTACGGATAATCGCGAATTAAACAAGTTAACCCCGCCCATAACATTTAta tccAAAGATGAAGATATAGAGAGTACTTTAAGAAACGAgaagaataataattcattttattggttattgaaaaatacgtctaatgaaaaaggaaagatAAGTCATCAATCTTATGTAtctaaaaaatgtaatttagATTCGGacgttttttttgttttaattgaaaatgaagaatattCTGATCTTTACCCTGTGTCTAGTTGGCATGTTTTTGAACCTGACTTGTCAGCTAAGACTtccaataaatataatacagaTAATGCAcaagaaaaattgaaaagtgaactaaataataaaagattagatgatatattagaaaggctaaaaaataaagaagaaatgatgaaaattaatataaaagaaaaagacgaaaaaaaaaaaaaaaaaaaaaaaaaaattataaatacaaattcgTCTTCAGATGAAGAAGACGATGATGATGAATTTGGATTAAGAagacaagaaaaaaaaagatttaaaaatttatataaattaagaagagaaaataaagacGAAATTGAATATGTAAATTCAGCCTTAGCAATTACATCGCTTAGAAAAAGTAATGTTAATTGGGACTATAACAATGATGGTAAGAAAAGCGATGATGAAGATTTAAATGTCGATGATTCAGGTCAAGAAGAATTTGATGAAGATGAAGATGAAAATGATGACTCAGATAACAATTCATATAATGATGAATCTACATTAACATCTTATGGTCAAACCCTGAAATCTTTATTAAAACAGCAAGTCAATGATGAAGAGGATGATGAACTAAATCAATATTCGGATGATGACGATGATGAAATAGACCAAGGTAAAGAACAAGAAATtagtaaaaaacaaaaacgaacagtgaaaaaaagaattttaaaaaataaaccaAAAAAAGGTGAAAACactaaaaaggataaaaagaaaaaacgagatgtaaacaaaaaacaaacaaagaATGAAGTGGTTGAAGAAGACGATGAGGAGGACGAAGAAGAGGATGACGATGAGGAGGAGGAGGAGGAGGATGACaatgatgatgataatgaAGACGAGGATGATGAAGAAGACGAAGACGATGATGACGATGATGacgatgatgatgatgatgatgatgatgatgatgatgatgacgAGGATGACGAGGATGACGAAGATGATGATGTagaagatgaagaagaggcaaaaaataaagctaCAACAAGTAATAAAAGtaacaatattaatgaatttattaaggaaaaaattcgaaaaaaagaattacaaATTAAAGAAGATAATTGtgctaaaattttattaaaaattatagaaaaaaataatgggaAAATGGATATATTAACTCTATTAGATATTTTAAAcatcaaagaaaaaaatcaaaGTTTTCTAATCgtacaaaaatgtataaaaaactTGTGTAATGTTAGTTCGCAAACTATAAACaacaaaaaagtaaaaatgatttatataaaacCGAAATATGTACCTAAATGA
- the PmUG01_12069900 gene encoding conserved Plasmodium protein, unknown function has translation MALKIKNKIVKKKANSKGTTKRKKEKNVINELNDSLNCNPFMKKEEIKPFILSIEDERKEDNEVERKGTFEKLLKKRIKQMNNKLKELNKGNTEFSQMYEDDIEKLGKRWYEKKLVNDVPRKLTIF, from the exons ATGgcgttaaaaataaagaacaaaattgtaaaaaaaaaagccaaTAGTAAGGGTACTACCAAAaggaagaaagaaaaaaatgtaataaatgaATTGAATGATTCTTTAAATTGTAATCCTTTcatgaaaaaagaagaaataaaaccATTCATTTTAAGCATAGAGGATGAAAGGAAGGAAGACAACGAAGTAGAAAGAAAAG GGacatttgaaaaattactaaaaaaaagaataaagcaaatgaataacaaattaaaagaacTAAATAAGGGGAATACTGAATTCAG CCAAATGTATGAAGAtgatattgaaaaattagGCAAAAGAtggtatgaaaaaaaattagttaacGATGTACCAAgaaaattaacaatattcTGA
- the PmUG01_12070000 gene encoding 40S ribosomal protein S5, putative produces the protein MEDRGGFSRGFGRGPRGPRGARGRGRGRGRSSAEDDLKNWVPVTKLGRLVKEGKIVSIEEIYLHSLPIKEYQIIDYFFQPNECAHPLKDDVVKIMPVQKQTRAGQRTRFKAFVAIGDGNGHCGLGVKCAKEVATAIRGAIIAAKLSLIPVRRGYWGNKIGDPHTVPMKVSGKCGSVRIRLVPAPRGTQIVGAPTTKKMLNFAGIKDCFSSSCGKTKTRGNFLRAIFNALSKTYGYLTPDLWKVTNFDKSPYEEWSDFLETYQNVKGIKTTV, from the exons ATGGAAG ATAGAGGAGGTTTTTCAAGGGGATTTGGAAGAGGTCCAAGGGGACCTAGAGGAGCCAGAGGAAGGGGAAGAGGAAg aGGAAGAAGTTCAGCTGAAGATGACTTGAAAAATTGGGTGCCAGTAACGAAATTAGGAAGATTAGTGAAGGAAGGAAAAATCGTATCAattgaagaaatatatttacattccTTGCCAATAAAAGAGTATCAAATTATTGATTACTTTTTTCAACCGAATGAATGTGCACACCCATTGAAGGATGACgttgtaaaaattatgcCTGTACAAAAACAAACACGTGCTGGACAAAGGACAAGATTTAAGGCTTTTGTAGCTATTGGTGATGGAAATGGTCATTGTGGATTAGGTGTAAAGTGTGCAAAGGAAGTCGCAACAGCTATTAGAGGTGCAATTATTGCTGCAAAACTTTCTTTAATACCAGTCAGACGAGGATATTGGGGAAATAAAATTGGTGATCCACACACAGTACCTATGAAAGTATCAGGAAAATGTGGAAGTGTTCGTATTCGTTTAGTACCAGCACCCAGAGGTACACAAATTGTTGGTGCACCAACAACAAAGAAAATGTTAAATTTTGCAGGAATTAAAGATTGCTTTTCGTCGTCTTgtggaaaaacaaaaacgaGAGGAAACTTTTTAAGA GCAATTTTCAACGCTTTAAGTAAAACATACGGATATTTAACACCAGATTTATGGAAGGTAACAAACTTTGACAAATCTCCATATGAAGAATGGTCCGACTTCCTGGAAACTTATCAAAATGTAAAGGGAATTAAAACAACCGTTTAG
- the PmUG01_12070100 gene encoding glutaminyl-peptide cyclotransferase, putative produces MLIVAAVLLILHFVKNSNATNGFPFPIGIYTYNVINKYDHIHDPSDGNLVSIDPSIIRKDANKYPFTQGLLFLDNDTLIESSGLYGYSYLRKFNLSTSKTEQHYNLKSNYFAEGITVLVEPSTYKKYILMLMYKEKRVFVFDFYSFILEHMFEYDLDGYGLTSNLNVVYSEETLKKNNFASRQKLWATSGDDFLYELEIPHEFLKEKKLSIAKKTKITCAGFSIERVNELEYHFETDSIYGNIFLTELIIELDITSGSCLKIISLRGLVEQCDNYDAKKKNIEAVPNGVAINPRNRKEQLPNLLVTGKLWSNIFEIKLEKNEKLSAGVILSEYFKLIGENL; encoded by the exons ATGCTCATAGTTGCCGCTGTTTTGTTAATTCtacattttgtaaaaaattcaaatgcGACAAATGGATTTCCATTTCCAATaggcatatatacatataatgtgataaataaatatgatcaCATTCATGATCCATCAGACGGGAATTTAGTAAGCATAGATCCAAGTATAATTCGAAAGGATGCAAATAAATATCCCTTTACTCAaggattattatttttagataATGATACATTAATTGAATCCTCAGGATTATATGGTTATAgttatttaagaaaatttaatttatctaCAAGTAAGACAGAACAACATTACAATTTAAAGAGTAATTATTTTGCAGAAGGAATTACAGTATTAGTTGAACCATCcacttacaaaaaatatattttaatgttaatgtataaagaaaaaagagtatttgtttttgatttttattcattcatattAGAGCATATGTTTGAATATGATTTAGATGGCTACGGTTTAACGTCTAACTTAAATGTAGTCTATTCAGAAGAgacactaaaaaaaaataattttgcatCTCGTCAAAAATTGTGGGCAACATCGGGGGATGATTTTCTTTATGAGCTTGAAATTCCCcatgaatttttaaaagaaaagaaattatctatagccaaaaaaacaaaaatcaCTTGTGCAGGTTTTTCGATCGAACGTGTTAATGAATTAGAGTATCATTTCGAAACTGATTCTATTtatggaaatatatttttaacggAATTAATAATTGAGTTAGATATCACTAGTGGATCCTGCCTTAAAATAATCAGTCTTCGTGGACTAGTTGAACAATGCGATAACTAT gatgcaaagaaaaaaaacatagaGGCCGTGCCAAACGGTGTAGCAATTAACCCCAGAAATAGAAAAGAGCAGTTACCAAACTTATTAGTAACGGGAAAACTTTGGTCCAAcatatttgaaataaaacttgaaaagaatgaaaaattaagtgCCGGAGTAATTTTGAGTGaatatttcaaattaatAGGAGAAAATctctaa
- the HDP gene encoding heme detoxification protein, putative encodes MKYTFYIFVIKRLYTRSGGLRKPQKVTNNPESINRKVYWCFEHKPIKRTLVNLIFSHNELKLFSNFLNHPNVGTSLIHELSLEGPYTGFLPSNEALKLISKESLNKLYHDDNKLSEFVLNHFTRDYWLYRDLYGSSYQPWLMYNEKREAPEKITNLMNNDLMVKIKGEFKNCDHAIYLNKSKIIRPNMKCHNGVAHIVNRPIIFHEHLDISAYH; translated from the exons atgaaatacacattttacatttttgttattaaaagATTGTATACTCGTAGCGGGGGACTAAGGAAACCCCAGAAGGTAACAAACAACCCAGAAAGTATTAACAGAAAAGTTTATTGGTGTTTTGAACACAAACCTATTAAAAGGACATTAGTTAATTTGATATTCTCACACAATgaattaaaacttttttcgaattttttaaatcaccCAAATG tTGGTACATCTCTAATTCATGAGTTGTCCTTAGAAGGCCCTTATACAGGATTTCTTCCATCAAATGAGgcgttaaaattaattagcAAAGAAAGTTTAAATAAGTTATATCACgatgataataaattatcGGAATTTGTTTTAAATCATTTCACAAGAGATTATTGGCTATATAGGGATTTATATGGATCTTCATACCAACCA TGGTTAATGTACAACGAAAAAAGGGAAGCTCcagaaaaaattacaaacTTAATGAACAACGACTtaatggtaaaaataaaaggagaaTTCAAAAATTGTGATCATGCgatttatttgaataaatcCAAAATAATTAGGCCGAACATGAAATGTCACAACGGAGTGGCACATATTGTGAACAGGCCAATAATATTTCACGAACATTTAGACATTTCAGCGTATCATTGa
- the PmUG01_12070300 gene encoding conserved Plasmodium protein, unknown function, translated as MEHITTVDKNSGVNNLTSFSNQKQNYNTSIRNDDIYSKNDLFYSFHKKFNEIFEFIKYTNENKKDLEDEIDENLIKTLYNLCQEILNYINHINDFGNMNLCNNDQELIIESYENFVRHCKQYNDKLQVKQLENEISNLLDLLFNNTSEAVNILFSANSFFVDHVENLKIKLTERNQKIEFENERLKKLELEAKVEEYDAIFDKNKEKNNEMDETLKKLKKEINKLREKIEKYDNYMKKKRKEIDINFSDTLDCKERIKLLEENIKSADRNMKTTQLSPLKIIEKTDDFIILEFTTIRNVMQFKVNSYHSENVQVEINPCDQNILSYINENIKKCKDISEITYLIKEAIYLNFLDI; from the exons ATGGAGCATATTACAACTGTAGATAAGAACAGCGGTGTAAATAACTTAACATCTTTTAGTAATCAAAAACAGAATTATAATACTAGCATAAGAAATgatgatatatattcaaagaacGATTTATTCTACTCATTtcacaaaaaatttaatgaaatttttgaattcataaaatatacaaatgaaaataaaaaagatttagAAGATGAAATTgatgaaaatttaataaaaacattatataatttatgtcaagaaattttaaattatattaatcatATAAATGATTTTGGTAATATGAACTTATGTAATAATGACCAAGAATTAATTATTGAATCGtatgaaaattttgttcGTCATTGCAAACAGTACAATGATAAACTTCAAGTAAAGCAGttagaaaatgaaatttCAAATTTATTAGATCTACTCTTTAATAATACATCAG aagctgtaaatatattgttctcagctaattccttttttgtcGATCATGTagaaaacttaaaaataaa GTTGACGGAAAGGAATCAAAAAATAGAGTTTGAGAATGAAAGgttgaaaaaattagaattagAAGCAAAAGTTGAGGAGTATGATGCAATTTTTGACAAGAATAAGGAAAAG AACAACGAAATGGATGAAACATtgaaaaaacttaaaaaggAAATCAACAAG ttaagagaaaaaatagaaaaatacgACAACTacatgaaaaagaaaagaaaggaaaTAGACATAAATTTTTCAGACACATTAGACTGCAAAGAgagaattaaattattagaGGAAAA TATAAAATCAGCAGATAGGAATATGAAAACTACCCAGTTGTCACCACTTAAGATAATAGAGAAAACGGatgattttattattctcgAATTTACG ACAATACGTAATGTAATGCAATTCAAAGTAAACAGTTATCATTCAGAAAATGTCCAAGTAGAAATAAATCCGTGtgatcaaaatattttatcttatataaatgaaaatataaaaaaatgcaaagaTATATCTGagattacatatttaattaaagag GCaatatacttaaattttCTGGACATTTGA
- the CEN2 gene encoding centrin-2, putative: MTENTSIRRRYEKSFTERPGFTEDEIEEIREAFNLLDTDGTGTIDPKEIKCAMQSLGLDVKNPMIFRMIADLEKDGYSSIDFEEFMEVITSKLGNKDTREGIQRIFNLFDDDKTGAISLKNLKRVAKELGETLTDEELRDMIDRADSKGEGEISFEDFYTIMTKKSFL, from the exons ATGACAGAAAATACGTCAATAAGAAGGAGGTATGAGAAAAGTTTCACAGAACGACCTGGTTTTACCGAAGATGAAATTGAAGAAATAAGAGAAGCCTTTAATTTATTAGATACAGATGGGACAG GTACAATTGATCccaaagaaataaaatgcGCCATGCAAAGCTTAGGGTTAGATGTAAAAAACCCTATGATATTTAGAATGATAGCAGATTTAGAAAAAGATGGTTATTCGTCAATTGATTTTGAAGAGTTCATGGAAGTCATAACATCTAaatta GGAAATAAGGATACGAGAGAGGGTATTCAAAGAATATTTAACTTATTTGATGATGATAAAACAGGAgcaatttcattaaaaaacttaaaaagaGTTGCTAAGGAATTAGGAGAGACTTTGACCGATGAAGAATTGAGAGACATGATAGATCGTGCGGACTCAAAGGGGGAAGGAGAAATATCATTTGAAGATTTTTACACAATTATGACAAAAAAGAGTTTTTTATag